One window of the uncultured Paludibaculum sp. genome contains the following:
- a CDS encoding (2Fe-2S)-binding protein: MPKHVTVFVDGRSLRVEAGTSVAAALLNAGVPAFRHSVTGEARAPLCGMGICFECRVTIDGVEHCRSCQALVREGMQVRTS, translated from the coding sequence ATGCCTAAACACGTGACTGTGTTCGTCGATGGGCGTTCGCTTCGCGTGGAAGCGGGCACGAGTGTCGCGGCGGCTCTCCTGAACGCCGGCGTGCCTGCCTTCCGCCATTCGGTAACGGGCGAAGCGCGGGCCCCGCTTTGCGGGATGGGCATCTGTTTCGAATGCCGGGTGACGATCGACGGCGTGGAGCATTGCCGCAGTTGCCAGGCCCTGGTGCGCGAAGGCATGCAGGTGAGGACGTCATGA
- a CDS encoding BlaI/MecI/CopY family transcriptional regulator — MTAPRKTPLNLSRRERQIMELLFRLGRATASEIHQAMPDRPSYSAVRAHLRTLEEKGHVRHEAEDLRYVYSPTTQPAQARKTALRHMVDTFFGGSAARAAAALLDNRSARLTEAELDDLASLIDKARKDGR, encoded by the coding sequence ATGACCGCACCCCGCAAAACACCACTCAATCTCAGCCGCCGCGAGCGGCAGATCATGGAGCTTCTCTTCCGCCTCGGCCGTGCCACCGCCTCGGAAATTCATCAGGCGATGCCCGACCGCCCCAGCTACTCCGCGGTGCGCGCCCATCTGCGCACGCTGGAAGAGAAGGGCCACGTCCGCCACGAGGCCGAGGATCTGCGCTATGTCTATTCGCCTACGACGCAGCCGGCCCAGGCGCGCAAGACCGCACTGCGCCACATGGTGGATACGTTCTTTGGCGGATCGGCGGCCCGGGCCGCAGCGGCACTGCTGGACAACCGTTCCGCCCGGCTCACCGAGGCAGAACTCGACGACCTGGCTTCGCTCATAGACAAAGCAAGAAAGGATGGACGCTGA
- a CDS encoding M56 family metallopeptidase, with amino-acid sequence MTPAVATLVLLALKSSVLVGLAALAALALTRASAAARHLAWLAGFGAALALPVVSALFAWLPAAWAPQLASTIAPVAATTRTVLTVTAAAPAWSAAGGLVLIVWTAVASLLLLRAAFAQYRAWRLARQSESWHGFENQCVRLSEDIDVPAVCGLARPVILLPESALDWPADRLELVLRHEAMHAARRDTLSQLVSNLVCALYWPLPWVWFAAARLRMEAELACDDAVLRSGERASDYAGHLIDIVRGLSGRERVPQGGIPMARISDLERRLRAMLNPEMNRRPAGRRMVATAAVAALSILAPLAALRLPASAAAPGSIGGVVRDVSGAAIPRARVTLTFPGSDRKEVTLTDAVGRFNFEPIPDGNYAVRAASPGFALSAIKQLSLAGGSGADIEIMLQPGQVSESLTVSGEGTPKSAPTPSGPPTRIRVGGNVQSTKIVNMVRPVYPPECKAAGIEGTVLMRAVISRDGDIISLQRINQMVDDRIAQAALDAVAKWKYQPTLLNGEPIEVITEIEVNFTLAR; translated from the coding sequence ATGACACCCGCCGTTGCCACACTGGTGCTGCTTGCCCTGAAATCCTCCGTGCTCGTCGGACTGGCTGCCCTGGCGGCCCTCGCGTTGACCCGCGCCTCAGCCGCCGCCCGCCACCTGGCGTGGCTGGCCGGTTTTGGCGCCGCGCTGGCTCTGCCGGTTGTTTCCGCTCTCTTCGCCTGGCTACCGGCCGCCTGGGCCCCGCAACTGGCGTCCACCATCGCTCCGGTAGCCGCCACGACGCGGACGGTGCTGACGGTCACGGCCGCGGCGCCGGCCTGGTCCGCCGCCGGTGGACTGGTGCTGATCGTCTGGACCGCGGTGGCCTCCCTGCTCCTCCTACGCGCTGCTTTCGCCCAGTACCGGGCATGGCGTCTGGCCCGTCAGTCGGAATCGTGGCACGGCTTCGAGAACCAGTGCGTGCGGCTCTCGGAAGATATCGACGTGCCGGCCGTCTGTGGGCTGGCCAGACCAGTAATCCTGCTGCCCGAGTCGGCCCTCGACTGGCCGGCCGATCGTCTTGAGCTCGTCCTGCGGCACGAAGCCATGCACGCCGCGCGCCGCGATACGCTTTCTCAACTTGTCTCCAACCTGGTCTGCGCGCTCTACTGGCCCCTGCCGTGGGTCTGGTTTGCCGCCGCACGGCTGCGCATGGAGGCCGAGCTGGCCTGCGACGACGCCGTCCTCCGTTCCGGGGAGCGCGCCTCCGACTACGCGGGCCACCTGATCGACATTGTCCGTGGCCTCTCCGGCCGCGAACGCGTCCCACAAGGAGGGATCCCCATGGCCCGAATCTCCGACCTCGAGCGCCGCCTCCGCGCGATGCTCAACCCCGAAATGAACCGCCGGCCGGCTGGCCGTCGGATGGTCGCGACCGCTGCTGTCGCCGCGCTCTCAATCCTCGCTCCCCTGGCGGCGTTGCGGCTGCCGGCCTCCGCGGCTGCGCCGGGCAGCATCGGCGGCGTCGTCCGCGACGTCAGCGGCGCGGCCATCCCCCGCGCCCGAGTGACTCTCACATTCCCCGGCTCGGACCGCAAGGAGGTGACGCTCACCGACGCAGTAGGCCGATTCAACTTCGAGCCCATCCCGGACGGCAACTACGCCGTGCGTGCGGCTTCGCCCGGCTTCGCCCTTTCCGCGATCAAGCAGCTTTCGCTCGCCGGTGGCAGCGGAGCCGACATCGAGATCATGCTGCAACCGGGTCAAGTGAGCGAGTCGCTGACCGTCAGCGGCGAGGGCACGCCCAAGAGCGCACCCACCCCGTCCGGGCCTCCCACGCGCATCCGAGTCGGGGGCAACGTGCAATCCACGAAGATCGTAAACATGGTACGGCCCGTCTATCCGCCGGAGTGCAAGGCCGCCGGCATCGAAGGAACCGTTCTGATGCGCGCCGTGATTTCCCGCGACGGGGACATCATCTCCCTGCAGCGGATCAATCAGATGGTGGATGACCGCATTGCCCAAGCCGCCCTCGACGCCGTCGCCAAGTGGAAGTACCAGCCCACGCTGCTAAACGGTGAACCCATCGAGGTGATCACCGAAATTGAGGTGAATTTCACTCTCGCGCGTTAG
- a CDS encoding dihydrodipicolinate synthase family protein, with protein MNWNGVIPAITTPFREDMSVDHEFFTRHCQWQIENGCAGVVALGSLGEGATLTFDEKQAVLKTAVAAIGPNSPVVAGVSALSTDEAVRIAKMAADAGCSGLMVLPPYVYCGDWREMKAHVGTVIAATKLPCMLYNNPVAYKTDFIPEQVGELLAEHENLVAIKESSADVRRVASLRALAGNRLKILVGVDDLIFEAALAGAVGWIAGLVNAFPAESVALFDASVRGDKQRAFEIYKWFLPLLRMDTVPKFVQLIKLAQQEVGMGNARVRAPRMELTGAELAEAKAVIAQALATRP; from the coding sequence ATGAATTGGAACGGAGTGATTCCGGCGATTACCACGCCATTCCGCGAAGACATGAGTGTGGACCACGAATTCTTCACGCGGCACTGCCAGTGGCAGATTGAGAATGGATGCGCCGGCGTAGTGGCGCTGGGCTCGCTGGGCGAGGGCGCGACACTCACCTTCGACGAAAAGCAGGCGGTGCTGAAGACGGCCGTCGCGGCGATCGGGCCCAACTCGCCCGTGGTTGCCGGCGTCTCGGCCCTGAGCACGGACGAAGCGGTCAGGATCGCCAAGATGGCGGCCGACGCTGGCTGCAGCGGCCTGATGGTGTTGCCGCCTTACGTCTACTGCGGCGACTGGCGGGAGATGAAGGCCCATGTCGGCACTGTCATCGCGGCCACCAAGCTGCCCTGCATGCTCTACAACAATCCAGTGGCCTACAAGACCGACTTCATCCCGGAACAGGTTGGCGAACTGCTCGCCGAGCACGAGAATCTCGTTGCCATCAAGGAGTCGAGCGCCGATGTCCGTCGCGTCGCGTCGCTGCGGGCTCTGGCGGGAAATCGCCTCAAGATTCTTGTGGGCGTGGATGACCTGATCTTCGAAGCGGCACTGGCTGGCGCGGTGGGCTGGATTGCGGGCTTGGTGAACGCTTTCCCGGCGGAATCCGTGGCTCTCTTCGATGCGTCTGTGCGCGGGGATAAGCAGCGGGCTTTCGAGATCTATAAGTGGTTCCTGCCGCTGCTGCGGATGGATACCGTTCCGAAGTTCGTGCAGTTGATCAAGTTGGCGCAGCAGGAAGTGGGCATGGGGAACGCGCGAGTCCGGGCTCCGAGGATGGAGTTGACGGGCGCGGAGCTAGCCGAAGCGAAAGCGGTCATCGCCCAGGCTCTGGCTACGCGCCCGTAG
- a CDS encoding DUF4434 domain-containing protein, producing the protein MTRREALKLAAGAAVGSPAAGGIGTFLQFWRSHQDWDAARWSQLFGYLSELHVRELVIQWTRYDGIDYAPLTARVLELADQAGMSVWVGLAHESSWWRSVEQGGAAAQLGRIAERHLALAQELNPAVRGRAAFRGWYLPEEIDDGHWAGRAGTEALRAHVSRLHRGLRPLAMSGFSNAIVTPADLGSFWKRVAGGGLEKVLFQDGIGARPANAKSWPERLDALSRSLGRKLTVVVEIFEPAGDAAEFRGRPAPWSRIEWQLVVARRSTRNAPVLFSLPEYATPMGGDQAARLYEDWRRAAAPR; encoded by the coding sequence GTGACCCGTCGCGAGGCGTTGAAACTGGCGGCCGGGGCGGCCGTGGGTTCACCAGCGGCCGGTGGGATCGGAACATTCCTGCAGTTCTGGAGGAGTCACCAGGATTGGGACGCGGCGCGCTGGAGCCAACTATTTGGGTATCTCTCCGAACTGCATGTTCGCGAGTTGGTGATCCAGTGGACCCGCTATGACGGCATCGACTACGCCCCCTTGACGGCCCGGGTCCTGGAGCTGGCAGACCAGGCGGGCATGAGCGTCTGGGTGGGGCTGGCGCACGAGTCCTCTTGGTGGCGGAGCGTGGAGCAGGGCGGCGCCGCGGCGCAACTGGGTCGGATCGCGGAACGGCATCTGGCGTTGGCCCAAGAGCTAAATCCGGCGGTGCGGGGCCGCGCGGCGTTTCGGGGATGGTATCTGCCGGAAGAGATCGATGACGGACATTGGGCGGGTCGGGCCGGGACAGAAGCGCTGAGGGCGCACGTCAGCCGGCTACATCGCGGACTGCGGCCCCTGGCAATGAGTGGATTCTCGAATGCGATAGTGACGCCCGCTGATCTGGGCTCGTTTTGGAAGCGCGTGGCGGGCGGTGGCTTGGAGAAGGTCCTCTTTCAGGACGGAATCGGCGCCCGGCCCGCGAACGCGAAGAGTTGGCCGGAGCGTCTCGATGCCCTGAGCCGGAGTTTGGGGCGAAAGTTGACGGTCGTGGTCGAGATCTTCGAACCGGCCGGCGACGCAGCGGAATTCCGTGGGCGGCCGGCTCCGTGGTCGCGGATTGAATGGCAGTTGGTAGTGGCGCGGCGGTCGACCCGCAACGCTCCCGTGCTGTTCAGTCTGCCTGAATATGCGACTCCGATGGGCGGCGACCAAGCGGCGCGGTTGTACGAAGACTGGCGGCGGGCCGCGGCGCCCAGATAA
- a CDS encoding DUF885 family protein has translation MLHRIVVLSVLCLSARAAFGADPEFDANQSAMRPVVERYQDDRAALQRRYRVESPGRRARMQKFNTEWLARVEAMDFDKLNQESRIDWLLLRNEIGRELRQLEFRSKIEAETASLLPFRASIVGLEETRQRMEKVDSAKAAATLDDIRKQVEALRKSIEAELKPGAPGIKKTTANRAVTALAGLRRTLEHWYKFYAGYDPVFTWWAADPYKSADKALESYSAFLREKIVGVKPDDKTTVVGLPIGREALLSELQAEMIPYTPEELIALANKEFAWCENEMKKAAREMGYGDDWHKALEHVKTLHVEPGQQPELIRQLAVEAETFVEKHDLVTVPPLAKEIWRMEMMTPQRQLVNPFFTGGEVISVSYPTDGMTQEQKLMSMRGNNIHFSRATVFHELIPGHHLQLFMSDRYKPWRQGFNTPFGVEGWALYWEMLLWDMKFQQGPEDRVGALFWRMHRCARIIFSLSFHLEKMTAQECIDFLVERVGHERDNAAGEVRRSFESDEYGPLYQAAYLLGGLQIRALHKELVDSGRMTNRAFHDRILQENSIPIELVRASLTGQKLTRDFRTTWRFYE, from the coding sequence TTGCTTCACCGAATCGTGGTGCTGAGTGTCCTGTGTCTCTCGGCTCGTGCCGCCTTTGGGGCGGATCCCGAGTTTGACGCCAATCAGAGCGCAATGCGACCGGTTGTGGAGCGCTATCAGGACGACCGGGCCGCACTGCAGCGGCGCTACCGTGTGGAGTCTCCGGGCCGCCGGGCGCGCATGCAGAAATTCAACACCGAGTGGCTGGCGCGCGTCGAGGCGATGGACTTCGACAAGCTCAATCAGGAGAGCCGCATCGATTGGCTGCTGCTGCGGAACGAGATCGGGCGCGAGCTGCGGCAACTGGAATTCCGGTCAAAGATAGAGGCCGAGACCGCGTCGTTATTGCCGTTCCGGGCGTCGATCGTCGGCCTGGAAGAGACGCGGCAACGCATGGAGAAAGTAGATTCGGCGAAGGCGGCCGCCACGTTGGATGACATCCGCAAGCAGGTCGAGGCGCTGCGGAAGTCGATCGAGGCGGAACTGAAGCCGGGCGCGCCGGGTATCAAGAAGACCACCGCGAATCGCGCGGTGACGGCGTTGGCCGGGCTGCGGCGCACGCTGGAGCACTGGTACAAGTTCTACGCCGGCTACGACCCGGTGTTCACCTGGTGGGCGGCGGATCCCTACAAGAGCGCCGACAAGGCGCTGGAATCCTATTCCGCATTCCTGCGGGAAAAGATCGTCGGCGTGAAGCCGGACGACAAGACCACGGTGGTCGGCTTGCCCATTGGCCGTGAGGCGCTGCTGAGCGAGCTGCAGGCCGAGATGATCCCCTACACGCCGGAGGAGCTGATCGCGCTCGCCAACAAGGAATTCGCCTGGTGTGAGAACGAGATGAAGAAGGCGGCGCGCGAGATGGGCTACGGCGACGACTGGCACAAGGCGCTGGAGCACGTCAAAACGCTGCATGTGGAACCGGGGCAGCAGCCGGAACTGATCCGCCAGTTGGCCGTGGAGGCCGAAACATTTGTCGAGAAACATGATCTGGTGACCGTGCCCCCGCTGGCCAAGGAGATCTGGCGGATGGAGATGATGACGCCCCAGCGGCAGCTCGTCAACCCGTTCTTCACGGGCGGGGAAGTGATCAGCGTCTCGTATCCGACGGACGGCATGACCCAGGAACAGAAGCTGATGTCGATGCGCGGCAACAACATCCACTTCTCGCGGGCGACCGTGTTCCACGAGCTCATTCCCGGGCATCACCTGCAGTTGTTCATGAGCGACCGCTACAAACCGTGGCGGCAGGGCTTCAACACTCCGTTTGGAGTGGAGGGGTGGGCGCTCTACTGGGAAATGCTGCTGTGGGACATGAAGTTCCAGCAAGGGCCCGAAGATCGGGTGGGTGCACTGTTCTGGAGGATGCACCGTTGCGCGCGCATCATCTTCTCATTGAGTTTTCACCTGGAGAAGATGACGGCGCAGGAGTGTATCGACTTTCTGGTGGAACGGGTGGGCCATGAGCGCGACAACGCGGCGGGTGAGGTCCGGCGGTCGTTCGAAAGCGACGAGTACGGGCCCCTGTACCAGGCGGCTTATCTGTTGGGCGGATTACAGATCCGAGCGCTCCATAAGGAACTGGTGGACTCCGGCAGGATGACGAACCGGGCGTTTCACGACCGGATCCTGCAGGAGAACTCCATCCCCATCGAGTTGGTGCGGGCCAGCCTGACCGGGCAGAAGCTGACGCGCGATTTCCGGACAACCTGGCGGTTCTATGAGTAG
- a CDS encoding energy transducer TonB — MRVMLLALAICVVWCGSALAQDDTTMTTANAISRASKRVTPEYPIAARQLNIQGQQEVAIEVNAQGDVTEAKVLKGNAMFTAASVAAAKQWKFAPYTKDGQAVKFSSVLVFNYTK; from the coding sequence ATGCGGGTAATGCTACTGGCCTTGGCAATCTGTGTTGTGTGGTGCGGTTCGGCCTTAGCGCAGGACGACACCACGATGACGACGGCAAACGCCATATCAAGGGCGTCGAAAAGGGTGACTCCGGAATACCCAATCGCAGCCAGGCAGTTGAATATTCAGGGACAGCAGGAAGTCGCCATCGAGGTGAATGCACAGGGCGACGTGACTGAGGCCAAGGTGTTGAAAGGAAACGCGATGTTCACGGCCGCGAGTGTGGCCGCGGCCAAGCAGTGGAAGTTCGCGCCCTACACGAAAGACGGGCAGGCCGTGAAGTTCAGTTCGGTGCTGGTCTTCAACTACACCAAATAG
- a CDS encoding FAD/NAD(P)-binding oxidoreductase: MRRWDVVVVGAGPAGIAAACRAAEWGSRVLVLDDNPAAGGQIWRSNGAEPWVERLAKSGVEVRFGSVVADTLPEARSYVLATGAREQFVPFPGWTLPGVFGLGGMQALVKSGLDVTGKRIVVAGTGPLLLAVASLLRKRGAVVSAVVEQADWRSVAGFGASLWNSPSKVAQGAEMMMTLWGVPLYTGSWVEVATGRGRVERVGMRRGRSVMEQDCDAVAVGYGLIPNTELAALVGCHVAQGSVVVDDWQETSVDGVFAAGEVTGIGGVEKSLVEGEIAGLAAAGLRGLAEKLFARRSRTQAFAARLERSFAPRPELRALAESDTFVCRCEDVTRGALEGMTSWREAKLQTRCGMGSCQGRVCGGATRFLFGWGAESTRPPVFPVKVGSLIEKRQL, translated from the coding sequence ATGAGGCGCTGGGATGTGGTGGTCGTGGGCGCGGGCCCGGCCGGCATCGCGGCGGCGTGCAGGGCGGCTGAATGGGGATCGCGCGTCCTGGTGCTGGATGACAATCCGGCGGCGGGCGGGCAGATCTGGCGGAGCAACGGCGCCGAGCCCTGGGTGGAGCGGCTTGCGAAGTCGGGTGTGGAAGTGCGCTTTGGCAGTGTAGTCGCTGATACACTTCCGGAGGCGCGAAGCTACGTGTTGGCGACCGGCGCGCGGGAGCAATTCGTACCCTTTCCGGGGTGGACGCTACCCGGAGTATTCGGCCTGGGCGGCATGCAGGCCCTGGTGAAATCGGGCCTGGATGTGACGGGCAAGCGGATTGTTGTGGCCGGTACCGGTCCACTTCTCCTCGCGGTCGCCTCCCTATTGCGCAAGCGCGGAGCGGTCGTTTCGGCTGTGGTGGAACAGGCCGATTGGCGCAGCGTAGCGGGTTTCGGAGCGTCGCTGTGGAACTCACCATCTAAAGTCGCGCAAGGCGCGGAAATGATGATGACGTTGTGGGGCGTTCCGCTCTACACCGGCAGTTGGGTGGAAGTGGCGACGGGGCGCGGACGGGTGGAACGTGTCGGGATGCGCCGCGGCCGATCTGTCATGGAGCAGGACTGCGATGCGGTGGCAGTGGGCTACGGCCTGATACCGAATACGGAGTTGGCCGCGCTGGTGGGCTGCCATGTCGCGCAGGGATCGGTGGTGGTCGACGACTGGCAGGAAACGAGTGTGGATGGAGTCTTCGCAGCCGGGGAAGTGACCGGCATCGGCGGCGTCGAGAAATCGCTGGTGGAAGGCGAGATCGCCGGTCTGGCTGCCGCCGGCTTACGTGGCCTCGCCGAGAAGCTGTTCGCACGGCGGTCGCGCACGCAGGCCTTCGCGGCACGGCTCGAGCGGTCGTTCGCGCCTCGCCCGGAACTGCGCGCGCTGGCCGAGTCTGATACGTTCGTGTGCCGGTGCGAGGATGTGACGCGCGGCGCGCTGGAAGGCATGACCAGTTGGCGCGAAGCGAAGCTCCAGACGCGTTGCGGCATGGGCTCGTGCCAAGGCCGCGTGTGTGGCGGAGCGACCAGGTTTTTGTTTGGCTGGGGCGCGGAATCGACGCGTCCGCCGGTATTTCCGGTGAAGGTCGGGAGCTTAATAGAAAAGAGGCAATTATGA
- a CDS encoding FAD-dependent oxidoreductase yields MSGRSADVVIVGGGIVGAACAYECAAGGLSVTVIEESVIGGGATAAGMGHIVVMDDSEAQFQLTALSERMWNERIASMPAGVEHLPCGTLWVAADEEEMAEVRRKQVFYAERGLKVEVLDGRQLAEAEPHLRKGMAGGLLVPGDSVVYPPVAAHWMLKQSGATVVTGLGVSTITDSGAKLADGTMVSGAAVVNAAGGRSVRLTAGIPVAPRKGHLVITDRYPGFVRHQLIELGYLKSAHSSKGDSVAFNAQPRKTGQVLIGSSRQYGVEHSGVDRPILRRMLSRAAEYMPEITGLTAIRTWTGFRAATPDKLPLIGPVPGTERVWLATGHEGLGITTSLGTGRLLADLILGRPAVIPAEPYLPGRCMHA; encoded by the coding sequence ATGAGCGGACGCTCCGCCGATGTCGTAATTGTGGGCGGAGGCATCGTGGGTGCCGCGTGTGCGTATGAGTGCGCGGCCGGTGGTCTGTCGGTAACGGTCATCGAAGAATCGGTGATTGGCGGTGGCGCAACGGCCGCGGGGATGGGTCACATCGTCGTGATGGACGACTCGGAGGCGCAGTTCCAACTGACTGCCTTGTCGGAACGAATGTGGAACGAGCGGATCGCCTCCATGCCGGCGGGCGTGGAACATTTGCCGTGCGGAACGTTGTGGGTGGCGGCCGATGAAGAGGAGATGGCCGAGGTACGGCGCAAGCAGGTCTTCTATGCGGAACGGGGCCTGAAGGTGGAGGTCCTGGACGGGCGGCAGTTGGCCGAGGCCGAGCCCCATCTGCGGAAGGGCATGGCCGGCGGTCTGCTGGTGCCGGGCGATTCCGTGGTCTATCCGCCGGTGGCGGCGCACTGGATGCTAAAGCAAAGCGGAGCCACGGTCGTGACGGGTCTAGGTGTAAGCACCATTACAGATAGCGGAGCGAAACTGGCTGACGGAACAATGGTCTCCGGTGCCGCCGTTGTGAACGCGGCGGGGGGCAGGTCGGTTCGATTGACCGCGGGAATTCCAGTGGCTCCACGCAAGGGGCACCTCGTGATCACCGACCGTTATCCGGGCTTCGTGCGTCACCAACTGATCGAATTGGGCTACTTGAAGAGTGCCCATTCGTCGAAGGGCGATTCCGTGGCTTTCAACGCGCAGCCTCGGAAGACAGGGCAGGTGTTGATTGGGTCTTCCCGGCAGTATGGTGTGGAGCACAGCGGCGTGGACCGGCCGATACTCAGACGCATGTTGAGCCGTGCGGCCGAGTATATGCCGGAGATCACCGGACTGACCGCGATTCGGACCTGGACCGGCTTCCGGGCCGCGACGCCTGACAAGCTACCGCTGATTGGACCGGTGCCGGGTACGGAGCGGGTGTGGCTGGCGACCGGCCATGAGGGGCTGGGTATCACGACGTCGCTAGGGACCGGGCGCTTGCTGGCGGACCTGATTCTAGGGCGTCCCGCCGTGATCCCAGCCGAACCCTATCTGCCCGGGCGGTGCATGCATGCCTAA
- a CDS encoding PhzF family phenazine biosynthesis protein → MELLIYQVDAFSGSVFSGNPAAVCPLPSWLPAETMQAIAAENNLAETAFFVNTGPNRYHLRWFTPAVEMDLCGHATLASAYIIFRFLQADIDHVAFDTMSGELTVQRRGDRLEMDFPARPPEPIRPCPGLVEALGGSPRKILAARDYFVVYDTEEEIHALQPDMAGLCGIDRFAVIVTAPSSTRGVDFVSRFFAPAQGVAEDPVTGSAHCTLIPYWAERLGKAELVARQVSKRGGTLFCALRGERVSIAGEAALYLRGSIEF, encoded by the coding sequence ATGGAACTCCTCATTTACCAGGTGGACGCCTTTTCGGGCAGCGTCTTCTCGGGCAATCCGGCGGCGGTTTGCCCGCTCCCCTCCTGGCTTCCGGCAGAGACCATGCAGGCGATCGCGGCCGAAAACAATCTGGCCGAAACCGCCTTTTTCGTAAATACCGGGCCGAACCGCTACCACCTGCGCTGGTTCACTCCGGCCGTGGAGATGGACCTTTGCGGCCATGCCACGCTCGCGTCGGCGTATATCATTTTCCGGTTCCTGCAAGCGGACATTGACCATGTCGCATTCGACACAATGAGCGGCGAGTTGACCGTCCAACGCCGAGGTGACCGCCTTGAGATGGACTTCCCCGCCCGTCCGCCCGAGCCGATCCGCCCTTGCCCTGGCCTGGTGGAGGCCCTGGGCGGGTCGCCGCGCAAGATACTGGCCGCGCGCGACTACTTTGTCGTCTATGACACCGAGGAGGAGATCCACGCCCTGCAGCCCGATATGGCCGGGCTGTGTGGTATCGATCGCTTTGCCGTCATTGTGACCGCTCCGTCTTCGACCCGGGGCGTGGATTTTGTTTCACGTTTCTTCGCCCCCGCACAGGGCGTCGCCGAGGATCCCGTCACAGGCTCGGCGCACTGCACATTGATTCCGTATTGGGCGGAACGGCTGGGCAAGGCGGAGCTGGTGGCTCGACAAGTTTCAAAGCGGGGTGGGACGCTGTTTTGCGCGTTGCGCGGCGAACGGGTTTCGATCGCCGGAGAGGCGGCACTGTATCTTCGCGGCAGCATAGAGTTCTGA
- a CDS encoding helix-turn-helix transcriptional regulator: MGNLYRFVEPVVLYLLKTKGQSYGYDLAGDLPDHALTDAEIERAALYRTLRQLEQNGNVASEWETDQGGPARRVYKLTAQGEEHLEEWATVLDHMSKSMAGFVTKARVAMNETGSSGSQSSRSLVRR, encoded by the coding sequence ATGGGTAACCTATATCGATTCGTAGAGCCGGTGGTCCTCTATCTGCTCAAGACAAAAGGGCAGTCGTACGGCTACGATCTCGCCGGAGATCTGCCGGATCACGCTCTTACCGACGCCGAGATCGAGCGGGCTGCGCTCTACCGGACGCTGCGCCAGCTGGAGCAGAACGGTAACGTCGCCTCGGAGTGGGAGACTGACCAAGGTGGCCCGGCCCGCCGCGTCTACAAGCTCACGGCGCAGGGTGAAGAGCACCTGGAAGAGTGGGCGACAGTTCTGGACCACATGTCGAAGTCGATGGCTGGCTTCGTCACGAAGGCCCGAGTTGCCATGAACGAGACGGGTTCCTCCGGTTCCCAATCCAGCCGCAGCCTCGTGCGCCGGTAG
- a CDS encoding 4-hydroxyproline epimerase: MRMRREVHVVDSHTGGEPTRVVMGGGPDLGQGSMAERLARFRAEHDQFRSAVVNEPRGSDAVVGALLCDPVDRDCAAGVIFFNNVGYLGMCGHGTIGLVATLAYLERIVPGTVRIETPVGEVSAELHESGEVTVSNVASYRLAKDVPVDVKGYGTVRGDIAWGGNWFYLIGASPVAVEFRNLEALTEFTWKVRQALTARGITGANGQEIDHIEVFGPSQIADSRNFVLCPGKAYDRSPCGTGTSAKLACLYADGKLAEGQVWRQESIVGSVFEGTVRAEGDHVYPSIRGSAFVNAEARLVLNDDDPFCWGIRG; this comes from the coding sequence ATGAGAATGCGCAGGGAAGTACACGTAGTGGATTCCCACACCGGTGGTGAGCCGACCCGGGTGGTGATGGGTGGGGGCCCGGACTTGGGCCAGGGATCCATGGCCGAGCGCCTCGCCCGGTTTCGAGCGGAACACGACCAGTTCCGATCGGCGGTGGTGAATGAACCGCGCGGCTCGGATGCGGTTGTGGGCGCGCTGCTTTGCGATCCCGTGGACCGCGACTGCGCGGCTGGCGTGATCTTCTTCAACAATGTCGGCTACCTGGGCATGTGCGGGCACGGCACCATCGGCCTCGTGGCGACGCTCGCGTATCTGGAGCGGATTGTTCCAGGAACCGTGCGGATCGAGACGCCGGTGGGCGAAGTCAGCGCGGAACTGCATGAGTCGGGCGAGGTCACCGTATCGAATGTCGCCAGCTACCGTCTGGCCAAGGACGTCCCGGTGGACGTGAAGGGTTACGGCACGGTCCGCGGCGATATTGCCTGGGGCGGGAACTGGTTCTATCTGATCGGCGCGTCGCCGGTTGCTGTGGAGTTCCGGAACCTGGAAGCACTGACGGAGTTCACGTGGAAGGTACGGCAGGCGCTGACGGCGCGTGGCATCACCGGCGCGAATGGCCAGGAGATCGACCACATCGAAGTGTTTGGTCCTTCCCAGATAGCCGACAGCCGGAACTTTGTGCTGTGCCCCGGCAAGGCGTACGACCGGTCTCCCTGCGGCACCGGCACCAGCGCCAAGCTGGCTTGTTTGTACGCCGACGGGAAACTGGCCGAGGGCCAGGTGTGGCGGCAGGAGAGTATTGTGGGCTCGGTCTTCGAAGGAACCGTGCGGGCCGAGGGCGATCACGTTTATCCGAGCATTCGCGGCAGCGCGTTTGTGAATGCCGAGGCGCGCCTGGTCCTGAACGACGACGACCCGTTCTGCTGGGGGATCCGGGGATGA